The Marinobacter szutsaonensis sequence TGTCCCAGGGCTCCATGCGCTTTGACGTCAACATCTCCCTGAAGCCCAAGGGCTCCGACCAGCTCGGCACCCGCACCGAGACCAAGAACCTGAACTCGTTCCGGTTCATGGAACAGGCCATCGCCCACGAGGTAGAGCGGCAGATGGACATCCTGGAAGACGGCGGCCGCATCATCCAGGAAACCCGCCTCTACAACGGCGACCGGGACGAATCCCGTTCCATGCGGACCAAAGAGGAAGCCAACGACTACCGCTACTTCCCCTGCCCGGACCTGCTGCCGGTAGTGATCGATGATGACTTCATCGAAGATGCCCGCAGCCGCCTGCCGGAACTGCCGGACGCCCGCAAGGCCCGCTTCAAGGAGCAGTATGGCCTGAACGACTACGACGCCGGCCTGCTGTCCGGTGACGCGAAACTGGCTGCGTTCTTCGAGGAAACGGTTGAGCACGGCAAGGATGCAAAACTGGCCGCCAACTGGATCCAGGGCGAGTTTTCAGCGCGCCTGAACGCGGAAGAGAAGACAGTCGCCGAGTCACCGATTTCCGGGGCTCAGCTGGGCGATCTGGTGGTGCGCATTGCCGATAACACGGTTTCCTCAGCCGGCGCCAAGAAGGTATTCGAGGCATTGTGGACCGGCGAGAATGACAATGTGGATGCGATCATTGATGCCAAGGGGCTGAAGCAGGTGTCTGACACCGGTGCCCTGGAAGCCATGGTCGATGAAGTTCTGGCGGGCATGCCGGATCAGGTGGCGCAGTACCAGAACGAGGAAGATCCCAAGAAGCGCAAGAAGATGCTTGGTGGCTTCATGGGGCCATTAATGAAGGCCTCCAAAGGTCAGGGGAACCCGAAGCTCTTTAACGAGATCCTGGTTAAGAAGCTTGGGGGATAACCGGCTGGCTCTGGGCCGTGGTTTCATGCTGCGGCCCTAGCCTTTTTGGCTTGGGGGTGTCGCACGGGTGGGTCAGGCCTTCCAAAACCCGCTCCTTCGGCACGTCCCTGTGACGCTTGAGCTCCGCCATCCATGGCTCCGCACAGTTTTGGAAGGCCTGACCCACCCGCGCTTGCCAAATTCAGAGTGATAATCCGGCAAATCTTGCCTGCTACAACGGCTCAATTTCGCTACTGCATTTCTGGATGCTGACTATCACTGAAGGTTGCGAGGCCTTGGTAGGAAGTGCCTCCCAAAAATGTTGAAGGCCAAGGATGGCCTGAAACAAGCGCACATGGGCGAAGCAAACGTTTATGAAGCAAAGCTTCATGTGCGGCTGAGCGACAGCAATCTGTGATTGCTGGCCGGACCCCGAAGGGGTGCTCGTAGCGGTTTTTGGGAGGCACTTCCTGCCAAGGCCCTCCCACAAACCTCAAAAGCTAGGAGCCATACTCACGGCCAATTAGATAAGCCTGCCCCACAGATCGTGCTCATCAGCATGCTCGACAACGGCCTGAACGATTTGACCAGGAGCCAGGTCAGTCTCGCCGTTAAGGTAAACCATGCCGTCGATCTCCGGCGCATCCGCCTTGGAACGACCGATGGCGCCTTCCTCGTCCACTTCGTCGATGAGAACGTCGATGGTCTTGCCGATTTTGGCCTGCAGACGGGCCGCCGAGATCTCGGCCTGCTTGGCCATGAAACGGGCCAGGCGCTCTTCTTTTACATCCTCCGGAACCGCACCTTCCAGCTCGTTGGCCCTGGCACCTTCTACCGGGCTGTACGTGAACGCGCCCACGCGGTCGAGCTGGGCCTCATCGAGCCAGTCCAGCAGGTACTGGAAGTCTTCCTCGGTTTCACCCGGAAAGCCGACGATGAAGGTGGAGCGGATGGTCAGTTCCGGGCAGATTTCCCGCCACTTCCTGATGCGCTCCAAAGTCTTGCTGTCGTGGGCCGGGCGTTTCATGGCCTTGAGGACTTTCGGGCTGGCGTGCTGGAACGGGATGTCCAGGTACGGCAGGATCTTGCCTTCGGCCATCAGCGGGATGATATCGTCCACATGCGGGTACGGGTACACGTAGTGCAGGCGTACCCAGACGCCCAGCTCACCCAGGGCCTCGCACAGGGCCTGCATCTTGGTCTTGAGCGGGCGACCCTGCCAGAAACCGGTGCGGTACTTGATATCCACGCCGTAGGCAGAGGTGTCCTGGGAGATGACCAGCAATTCCTTCACACCGGCATCCACCAGCCGCCTGGCCTCGTCCATCACGTCGCCGATCGGGCGGCTGACCAGGTCGCCGCGCATGGACGGGATGATGCAGAAGGTGCAACGGTGGTTGCAGCCCTCGGAAATCTTCAGGTAGGCGTAATGCCGCGGGGTCAGTTTGATGCCCTGGGGTGGAACCAGGTCGACGAAGGGATCGTGTTCTTTCTTCGGGGGCACGTACTGGTGCACAGCGCCGACGACTTCTTCATAGGCATGGGGGCCGGAGACGGCCAGCACGCCGGGGTGGGTTTCGCGGATCTTGTCCGCTTCCACGCCCATACAGCCGGTGACGATGACCTTGCCGTTTTCGCTGATGGCCTCGCCGATGGCGTCCAGGGATTCCTGCTTGGCCGCGTCGATGAAGCCGCAGGTGTTGACGACGACAATATCGGCATCGTCGTAGGTGGGCACCACATCGTAGCCGTCCAGGCGAAGCTGGGTCAGGATGCGCTCGGAGTCCACCAGGGCTTTCGGGCAACCAAGGCTGATGAAGCCTACTTTACCGCCAGTGGCGGCCGTTTCAGTTTTGTCGGTCATAGCGTCTACAGGAATTCCCGGAGCGGCATATTGCCCCTGCAATGAATGAAAGCGCGTAGTTTACCCCACGACAGCGCCGGACTGCAGCCGGGCCGGTGGAATCTACGGATCCGGTGCCAGAATTTTGACGTCGAGCGCAGAACGATTTCACAAATCTGTCAAGATTTGCGCCAGGTGTCTTGCTGTTCACATTTTAAACACATAGAATCTTGAACGCTTAAGTGTTTTTTCTGGAAGGATTTTATGGGAAAGGCAGCCTCTTTTAAGACCAATCAGGCCACAAGAGTAAGAATGAAAACAACAGCCGCAAAACCCAACCTGCGCAACCAACAGCGCGTTGATGTCTCTACGGATATCACCATTGAAAAGCCCGATGGTGAATGCCTGACCTGTTCGGTCGCCAATCTCTCCCGCAGCGGCGTGATGATTTCCTGCACGGAAGAAACCGTCAAGCAGCTGATACCTGGCCGGGAAGTGCCCGCTCCGGGCCACTGGATTCCGGTAAAAACCCGGTTCGCCGTACCTGTATTGCCCACCCAACCTGTTTCCGTTATTGCCGAAGGCAGCATCGTCAATATGCGCCGGGTCGCGCGGGATGAATTCCATCTCGGCATCCAGTTCGCCGAATTCGAAGGTAACGGTTTCGACTACCTGGACCGCTACGTCTCGAAACTCCTGGCCGAAAGCCGCAAGCCTGCAGAGGCTTGAGAGCACCATTCTGGACCACCCAAGACACGGATGAAGGCTATATTTTTATAGCTTGATATTCTAGTCGCACTTCTTTTTATGCCATTGCCGGCTTGTTATAGTTGCAAAACATAACTGCACAGCCACCTATGCCCGTCGCCGGCAATGGATGATCATGACCACATATAACCTCACGCACCTGAAACAGCTGGAAGCGGAAAGCATCCACATTATCCGGGAAGTGGCCGCCGAGTTTGATAACCCGGTGATGCTCTACTCCATCGGGAAAGACTCTGCCGTGATGCTGCATCTGGCCCGCAAGGCGTTCTATCCGGGCAAGCCCCCCTTCCCCCTGATGCACGTGGACACCACCTGGAAATTCAGGGACATGATCGAGTTCCGGGATCGCAAGGTGAAGGAGTATGGCCTCGACCTGATCGTGCACATCAATGAAGAAGGCGTGAAACAGGGCATCGGCCCGTTCACCCACGGCAGCGCCAAGCACACCGATGTGATGAAGACCCAGTCCCTGAAACAGGCCCTGGACAAGTACAAGTTCGACGCCGCCTTCGGTGGTGCCCGCCGGGACGAGGAGAAATCCCGTGCCAAGGAGCGGGTGTATTCTTTCCGGGATGAACATCACCGCTGGGATCCGAAGAACCAGCGTCCCGAGCTGTGGAATATCTACAACGGCAAGATCAACAAGGGCGAAAGCATCCGCGTGTTCCCGCTCTCCAACTGGACCGAGCTGGATATCTGGCAGTACATCTATCTCGAGAACATCGAGATCGTGCCCCTGTATTACGCTGCCAAGCGCCCGGTGGTGGAGCGCGACGGCACGCTGATCATGGTGGACGACGACCGCATGCCCCTGAAGGAAGGTGAGGAGCCGATGATGAAGTCGGTGCGCTTCCGCACCCTCGGCTGCTACCCGCTGACCGGCGCCATTGAGTCCGAAGCAAACACCCTGCCGGAGATCATTCAGGAGATGCTGCTGGCCACCAGTTCCGAACGCCAGGGGCGGGTCATTGACCATGACTCCGCCGGCTCGATGGAGCAGAAGAAGCGCGAAGGTTATTTCTGAAATAGGGGTCAGAAGAACGAGTTCTTCAGACCCCGGAGTTGAATTGAAAATGGGGTCAGATGAAGGCTTTCATCTGACCCCGACTTTACCCAAAAGGGTTCCAAGCATGTCTCATACCTCAGATCTTATCGCCGAAGACATCCAGGCCTATCTGAAACAGCACGAAAACAAGGAACTGCTGCGCCTGCTCACCTGCGGCAGCGTCGATGACGGCAAGAGCACCCTGATTGGTCGCCTGCTACACGACACCAAGATGATCTACGAAGATCACATGGCCAGCCTGAAGAGCGACAGCGCCAAGATGGGCACCACCGGCGAGAAGCTGGACCTGGCCCTGTTGGTGGACGGCCTGCAGGCCGAGCGGGAACAGGGCATCACCATTGATGTCGCCTACCGCTATTTCTCCACCGACAAGCGCAAGTTCATCATCGCCGACACCCCGGGCCATGAGCAGTACACCCGCAACATGGCCACCGGCGCGTCCACCGCGCAGCTGGCGATTCTGATGATCGATGCCCGCTACGGGGTACTTACCCAGACCCGTCGGCATTCCTACATCGCCTCCTTGCTGGGCATCCGGCACATCGTCGTGGCGGTGAACAAGATGGACCTGGTGGATTTCAGTGAGGAGCGGTTCAACGAAATCAAGGACGACTACCTGGCCTTTGCCGCCAAACTGGGACTGAAGGACATCCGTTTCGTACCGATTTCCGCCCTGGAAGGCGACAACGTGGTGAACAAGAGCGAGAACACGCCCTGGTTCACCGGCCAGCCCCTGATGGAAATCCTGGAAACCGTCGAAGTCTCCCGGGACAAGAACCTGGAGCACTTCCGCTTCCCGGTCCAGTACGTCAATCGCCCGGACCTCGATTTCCGGGGCTTCTGCGGCACCATCGCCTCCGGCGTTATCCGCCCGGGCGACAAAGTCATGGCCCTGCCGTCCAGGCGTACGAGCAAGGTAAAGGAGATTGTGACCTTCGATGGCAAGCTCGAGGAGGCCTATATCGACCAGGCCGTCACCCTGACCCTGGAAGACGAGATTGATGTCAGCCGGGGCGACATGCTGGTGCAGGTGGAAGACGAGCCGGAAGTGGCCAACCGGTTCAATGCCAACATCGTGTGGATGACCGACGCGCCGCTGGAAACCGGGCGGCTGTATGACATCAAGCTTGGCCCCACCTTCACCTCCGGGACGGTCAAGAAGATCCACCACCAGACCGATGTAAACACCCTGGAGCAACAGGCCAGCCCGAGCCAGTTGGCCCTGAACGAGATCGGCCTGTGCGAGCTGACCCTGAACCAGCCGATCGCGTTTGACGCCTACCAGCGTAACCACGCCACGGGCAGCTTCATTGTTGTCGATCGCCTGACCAACGTGACTGTCGGAGCGGGCATGATTGCCGGGCTCGCCGACGGCTCCGAATCCCTGGATCCGGTGACCGCGGAAGAGCGGGAGCGTCGCCTGGCCCAGAAGCCTGTCATTATTGCCTGCAACGGCAAGCAGGCACCGGCGCTTGCCCTGGCGGTCGAGCGCGCCCTGTTCGACCAGGGCAAGACGGCCGTGGTGCTCAGCGAGGAGAATGCCGGAGACGCCGACGAGCGCCGCCGGACGGCGCAATTGCTGACCGCCCACGGGTTGGTTGCGATTGCCGTGAACCTGGGGACTGATATTGCCAATGCGGCGGTGAGTGCCGAGTCTGCGGAGGAAATCCCAGGGGCAGTCAGTGAGTTGGTGCAGGGGCTGATTCGGAGTAAGCGGATCTAAACAGGGGTCAGAAGAAGGCTTTCTTCTGACCCCGATTTCAGCGTATCCCGTTCGGGGTCAGCCCCCTTGAAAAAGGGGTCAAATGAAAGCTTTCATCTGACCCCGAGTTCACCGCAAGCTCCAGGTGGCAGTCCCGGGGGTCTCGGAACCGCAGGGGTCTGAAGAAAGCCTTCTTCTGACCCCATTTTCACTCCCACGCTTTCCCCCACAAGTTGCTACAATGCACAGCCCCGAGCGGCGTACCGCCCTCGGGGCTTTGTCGTTCATCAACCGGGGAACAACACGCATGGCCATCAAACACCTACGCACCGCCTTTGCCAGCCAGTACCAGCCGGGCCAGCCCGCGCGCCTCAACAGTGGCGAGGCCCTGCAGGAACCCGGTGGCGATTACGAGGCCCTGCACAAACAGATGAAGCGCCTGTTCAACAGCAAGCCTGGCAAGAAGTACGGCCGCTTCTCCGAAGACCTGGGCGAGTGCCCGTTCAGCAGCTGGCTCAAGGATTACCGGGAAGACAAGCAGAGCTTCGGGGCCATGACCGACCGCCTGTTCGGCCAGTGGCAGGAACTGCTCACCGGCTGCCAGGAAGAGTTCGACGGCCACCTGATGATCGTCCACGAGGCACTGGCCGACGCCGAGGTGGTCTACCTGCTGATCCTCGAGACTGACAGCGCCATGCGCTTTGACGGCAACCAGGTTCTGGACGCCACTGACGTGCTCAGCCTGTCACGCCTGAACCTGGCCGTGCGCATCGAACTGGATGACTGGCTCGGCGAAAACGGCAGCGAGAACTACCTCACCCTCATCCACGGCCGCGGCACCGGTGAGCCGGGAGAGCTGTTCATCCGGCTTTGCGGCTTCACCAATAACGTGGACGTGGAAAAGGAAACCATGACCTTCCTTGATGCCGTGGAAGCCTTTGCCAAGACCTCCGAGCCGGAGAAGGCGGGCGAAGTCCGCTCCCGCGCCTATGAATTCTGCAAGGAGCAGCATGCTCTGGGCGAGCCGGTGGAGATCGAGGCGTTGTCCGGCTACCTGGATGAGAACGAGCCCCAGCGATTCAAGGAATTCGCCAGCCAGAATGCTGAAGTGCCGGAAACCGGGGTGTTGCATCCGGACCATCGTAAGGTGAAGAAACTGGTAAGGATTGCCGGCTCTGGTGGTGGGATGAGCGTGTCGTTTTCCTCTGACCTGGTGAATCAGGCGGTTTACTATGATCGGGATAAGGATGCGCTGACCATTACCCGGCTGCCGAAGGCGTTGCGGGAGCAGTTGCAGCGGTATCTGGAAGCGCGGGAGGAGTGAAGGTGAAAATGGGGTCAGATGAAGGCTTTCATCAGACCCCGGAGTCGGATCGCAGCCTTGGTGGTTAGGTCGGG is a genomic window containing:
- the rimO gene encoding 30S ribosomal protein S12 methylthiotransferase RimO, translating into MTDKTETAATGGKVGFISLGCPKALVDSERILTQLRLDGYDVVPTYDDADIVVVNTCGFIDAAKQESLDAIGEAISENGKVIVTGCMGVEADKIRETHPGVLAVSGPHAYEEVVGAVHQYVPPKKEHDPFVDLVPPQGIKLTPRHYAYLKISEGCNHRCTFCIIPSMRGDLVSRPIGDVMDEARRLVDAGVKELLVISQDTSAYGVDIKYRTGFWQGRPLKTKMQALCEALGELGVWVRLHYVYPYPHVDDIIPLMAEGKILPYLDIPFQHASPKVLKAMKRPAHDSKTLERIRKWREICPELTIRSTFIVGFPGETEEDFQYLLDWLDEAQLDRVGAFTYSPVEGARANELEGAVPEDVKEERLARFMAKQAEISAARLQAKIGKTIDVLIDEVDEEGAIGRSKADAPEIDGMVYLNGETDLAPGQIVQAVVEHADEHDLWGRLI
- the cysD gene encoding sulfate adenylyltransferase subunit CysD codes for the protein MIMTTYNLTHLKQLEAESIHIIREVAAEFDNPVMLYSIGKDSAVMLHLARKAFYPGKPPFPLMHVDTTWKFRDMIEFRDRKVKEYGLDLIVHINEEGVKQGIGPFTHGSAKHTDVMKTQSLKQALDKYKFDAAFGGARRDEEKSRAKERVYSFRDEHHRWDPKNQRPELWNIYNGKINKGESIRVFPLSNWTELDIWQYIYLENIEIVPLYYAAKRPVVERDGTLIMVDDDRMPLKEGEEPMMKSVRFRTLGCYPLTGAIESEANTLPEIIQEMLLATSSERQGRVIDHDSAGSMEQKKREGYF
- a CDS encoding nucleoid-associated protein, translating into MAIKHLRTAFASQYQPGQPARLNSGEALQEPGGDYEALHKQMKRLFNSKPGKKYGRFSEDLGECPFSSWLKDYREDKQSFGAMTDRLFGQWQELLTGCQEEFDGHLMIVHEALADAEVVYLLILETDSAMRFDGNQVLDATDVLSLSRLNLAVRIELDDWLGENGSENYLTLIHGRGTGEPGELFIRLCGFTNNVDVEKETMTFLDAVEAFAKTSEPEKAGEVRSRAYEFCKEQHALGEPVEIEALSGYLDENEPQRFKEFASQNAEVPETGVLHPDHRKVKKLVRIAGSGGGMSVSFSSDLVNQAVYYDRDKDALTITRLPKALREQLQRYLEAREE
- the gatB gene encoding Asp-tRNA(Asn)/Glu-tRNA(Gln) amidotransferase subunit GatB, yielding MQWDIVIGLEIHVQLATQTKIFSGSSTAYGAEPNTQANAVDLAMPGTLPVPNENAFRYAVMFGLAVNAEIGRRSMFERKNYFYPDLPKGYQTTQLEQPIVGPGYVDVDLANGETKRVRIHHAHLEEDAGKSLHEDYHGMSGIDLNRAGTPLIEVVTEPDMNSAEEAVAFAKKLHSIVTSLGICDGDMSQGSMRFDVNISLKPKGSDQLGTRTETKNLNSFRFMEQAIAHEVERQMDILEDGGRIIQETRLYNGDRDESRSMRTKEEANDYRYFPCPDLLPVVIDDDFIEDARSRLPELPDARKARFKEQYGLNDYDAGLLSGDAKLAAFFEETVEHGKDAKLAANWIQGEFSARLNAEEKTVAESPISGAQLGDLVVRIADNTVSSAGAKKVFEALWTGENDNVDAIIDAKGLKQVSDTGALEAMVDEVLAGMPDQVAQYQNEEDPKKRKKMLGGFMGPLMKASKGQGNPKLFNEILVKKLGG
- a CDS encoding PilZ domain-containing protein; amino-acid sequence: MKTTAAKPNLRNQQRVDVSTDITIEKPDGECLTCSVANLSRSGVMISCTEETVKQLIPGREVPAPGHWIPVKTRFAVPVLPTQPVSVIAEGSIVNMRRVARDEFHLGIQFAEFEGNGFDYLDRYVSKLLAESRKPAEA
- the cysN gene encoding sulfate adenylyltransferase subunit CysN; translated protein: MSHTSDLIAEDIQAYLKQHENKELLRLLTCGSVDDGKSTLIGRLLHDTKMIYEDHMASLKSDSAKMGTTGEKLDLALLVDGLQAEREQGITIDVAYRYFSTDKRKFIIADTPGHEQYTRNMATGASTAQLAILMIDARYGVLTQTRRHSYIASLLGIRHIVVAVNKMDLVDFSEERFNEIKDDYLAFAAKLGLKDIRFVPISALEGDNVVNKSENTPWFTGQPLMEILETVEVSRDKNLEHFRFPVQYVNRPDLDFRGFCGTIASGVIRPGDKVMALPSRRTSKVKEIVTFDGKLEEAYIDQAVTLTLEDEIDVSRGDMLVQVEDEPEVANRFNANIVWMTDAPLETGRLYDIKLGPTFTSGTVKKIHHQTDVNTLEQQASPSQLALNEIGLCELTLNQPIAFDAYQRNHATGSFIVVDRLTNVTVGAGMIAGLADGSESLDPVTAEERERRLAQKPVIIACNGKQAPALALAVERALFDQGKTAVVLSEENAGDADERRRTAQLLTAHGLVAIAVNLGTDIANAAVSAESAEEIPGAVSELVQGLIRSKRI